One window of Enterobacter sp. RHBSTW-00175 genomic DNA carries:
- a CDS encoding YfiM family lipoprotein, with protein MELIVRIPLLLTILCLTGCSHMANDNWYGQDKAQHFLASAMLSAAGNEYAQHQGYSQDRSAAIGFMFSVSLGASKELWDSRPAGSGWSWKDFAWDVAGATTGYAVWQMAHY; from the coding sequence ATGGAGCTCATTGTGCGTATACCTCTGCTGCTTACAATCCTCTGTCTGACTGGATGTAGCCACATGGCTAACGATAACTGGTATGGCCAGGACAAGGCTCAGCACTTTCTTGCCTCAGCAATGTTGTCCGCTGCGGGCAATGAATACGCACAACATCAGGGTTACAGCCAGGATCGTAGCGCGGCGATTGGTTTCATGTTTTCTGTAAGCCTTGGGGCATCCAAAGAGCTTTGGGACAGCCGCCCGGCAGGGAGCGGCTGGAGCTGGAAAGATTTCGCGTGGGATGTCGCCGGAGCAACCACCGGCTATGCCGTGTGGCAGATGGCGCATTATTAA